A window from Luteibacter flocculans encodes these proteins:
- a CDS encoding aldo/keto reductase, giving the protein MRYVKLGRTGLEISPLVLGCMTYGVPDRGNHQWTLDEETSRPFIRKALDLGINVFDTANAYSDGTSEEIVGRALKDFARRDEVVIATKTFFHWRKGPNGGGLSRKAIFHSVDDSLSRLGTDYIDLLQIHRFDETTPVEETMEALHDVVKMGKVRYLGASSMYAWQFAKMVYTSRLHGWTEFVSMQDHYNLLQREEEREMIPFCMDQGIAVLPWSPLARGRLTRDWDESSERQATDVFGSTLYKATEDSDRAIVAAVKKVAEARGVPRAQVALSWVAHRSGVTAPIVGASKPHHLDDAVAALDLVLTDEETATLEAAYGPHPVAGFS; this is encoded by the coding sequence ATGCGCTACGTGAAACTCGGCCGCACGGGCCTGGAAATATCGCCGCTGGTCCTGGGTTGCATGACCTACGGCGTACCCGATCGCGGCAACCATCAATGGACGCTGGACGAGGAAACGAGCCGCCCCTTTATCCGCAAGGCGCTGGATCTCGGCATCAACGTGTTCGACACGGCGAATGCGTACTCCGACGGTACGTCGGAAGAAATCGTCGGCCGCGCGTTGAAGGATTTCGCGCGCCGCGACGAAGTCGTCATCGCGACCAAGACGTTCTTCCACTGGCGCAAGGGACCGAACGGCGGCGGCTTATCCCGCAAGGCCATCTTTCACTCGGTGGACGACAGCCTCTCCCGCCTCGGCACCGATTACATCGACCTGCTGCAGATCCACCGCTTCGACGAAACGACGCCTGTCGAGGAAACGATGGAAGCGCTGCATGACGTGGTGAAGATGGGCAAGGTGCGCTATCTCGGCGCGTCGTCGATGTACGCCTGGCAGTTCGCGAAGATGGTCTATACCTCGCGACTGCATGGCTGGACCGAGTTCGTCAGCATGCAGGATCACTACAACCTGCTCCAGCGCGAGGAAGAGCGCGAGATGATCCCGTTCTGCATGGATCAGGGCATCGCCGTGCTGCCCTGGAGCCCGCTGGCACGGGGCCGCCTGACCCGCGATTGGGACGAAAGCAGCGAACGGCAGGCCACCGACGTGTTCGGCAGCACCCTCTACAAGGCCACCGAGGATTCCGACCGTGCGATCGTCGCCGCGGTGAAGAAAGTGGCGGAGGCGCGCGGCGTGCCAAGGGCGCAGGTGGCGTTGTCCTGGGTGGCGCACCGGTCGGGCGTGACCGCACCGATCGTCGGGGCGTCCAAGCCCCACCACCTGGACGACGCGGTCGCCGCGCTCGACCTCGTACTCACGGACGAGGAGACGGCGACGCTCGAAGCCGCCTATGGGCCGCATCCGGTGGCAGGCTTCTCCTGA
- a CDS encoding membrane-bound PQQ-dependent dehydrogenase, glucose/quinate/shikimate family: MSSTLSSPRAPSISGVVVAVLGFALALGGVWLAVLGGSLYYLIAGTAVGVTGILLARGSGAALWLYAIVLLGTVLWAVAEVGFIGWQLEPRLLVPVLLGIYLLMPWITRRLSPRRGAALALIVAIVVGVGVGVAGFVQPVGTRGEAVVRNAADGHDTSVPDGDWWFYGRTPRGDRFSPLDQIDTHNVTNLKVAWTAHTGDTMRPGEDKGGTDAGHEFNFEDTPIKVGDTLYVCTGHSWVVAFDAATGQKKWTFDPKANTEADVYLACRGVAYYQAPPGTQTDCPRRIIAPVLDARVMALNADTGKPCEDFGEHGFISLTQYLGHVPAGFHFVTSPPLVMKDRVILGGWVYDNQAENEPSGAVRAFDPLSGKLVWAWDVGHDPQNWTPGPNDQLTRGTPNAWGVYTADPDLGMVYLPMGNATPDYFGGHRRPFDEKVSSSTVALDIETGAPKWVYQNTHHDLWDMDVPTGPSLVDLPDANGGTVPALVQTTKRGEFFVLDRRTGKPLTEVTEKPVPQNAVPGERTSPTQPFSVGMPSLAPKDLTEASMWGATPFDQLMCRIEFRRAAYEGQFTPPQLKDTIVYPAFDGVIDWHGASIDPYNKLLIANANYIPFIISLAPRGPAEAKGLVKPWDGSGNEPKVGGGLAPQYGTPYVGKVHPWLNPLDVPCNPPPWGTMAAIDLVTHKLVWERPIGTTRDTGPFGTHVNAPLPTGIFNIGGNMTTRGGLVFIGATADNYLRAIDERTGKELWKARLPAGGQANPMSYTVNGKQYVVIAAGGHSGLGTKSGDYVMAYALP, encoded by the coding sequence ATGTCGTCCACCCTCTCATCACCTCGCGCGCCAAGCATCAGTGGCGTGGTCGTCGCTGTGCTCGGTTTTGCCTTGGCGCTTGGCGGTGTGTGGCTCGCCGTCCTCGGCGGCAGCCTCTACTACCTGATCGCTGGCACGGCGGTGGGTGTCACCGGCATCTTGCTGGCACGCGGTTCCGGAGCCGCGTTATGGCTTTACGCAATCGTGCTGCTCGGCACGGTGCTGTGGGCCGTGGCGGAAGTCGGATTCATCGGTTGGCAGCTCGAACCCCGGCTGCTCGTGCCTGTGCTGCTGGGCATATACCTGCTGATGCCATGGATCACGCGCAGGCTGTCGCCGCGACGAGGCGCCGCCTTGGCACTGATCGTCGCAATCGTGGTGGGTGTCGGCGTCGGCGTGGCCGGATTCGTGCAGCCGGTGGGCACGCGGGGCGAAGCGGTGGTGCGCAATGCGGCGGACGGTCACGACACCTCCGTCCCCGATGGTGATTGGTGGTTCTATGGCCGCACACCGCGCGGCGATCGTTTCTCGCCCTTGGACCAGATCGACACGCACAACGTGACGAACCTCAAGGTCGCATGGACGGCACATACGGGCGACACGATGCGTCCTGGCGAAGACAAAGGCGGCACGGACGCGGGCCACGAGTTCAATTTCGAGGACACGCCGATCAAGGTGGGCGACACGCTGTATGTTTGCACGGGGCATAGCTGGGTCGTCGCTTTCGATGCCGCGACCGGCCAGAAGAAATGGACCTTCGATCCGAAGGCAAACACCGAAGCGGACGTCTATCTCGCCTGCCGTGGCGTGGCTTATTACCAGGCGCCGCCGGGCACGCAGACCGATTGTCCGCGACGGATCATTGCGCCGGTGCTCGATGCCCGGGTGATGGCGCTGAACGCCGACACGGGCAAACCGTGCGAGGACTTTGGCGAGCACGGTTTCATCTCGCTCACGCAGTACCTCGGCCACGTGCCGGCAGGCTTTCATTTCGTGACGTCGCCGCCGCTGGTGATGAAGGACCGCGTCATCCTGGGTGGCTGGGTCTACGACAACCAGGCGGAGAACGAACCCTCCGGCGCGGTGCGCGCGTTCGATCCGCTCTCGGGCAAACTCGTCTGGGCGTGGGACGTGGGCCACGATCCGCAGAACTGGACGCCCGGTCCGAACGACCAATTGACCCGCGGCACGCCGAACGCGTGGGGCGTCTACACCGCCGATCCGGACCTCGGCATGGTTTACCTTCCGATGGGTAACGCCACGCCGGATTACTTCGGCGGACATCGCCGTCCCTTCGACGAGAAGGTGTCCAGTTCCACCGTTGCGCTGGATATCGAGACCGGCGCACCAAAGTGGGTGTACCAGAACACGCATCACGATCTGTGGGACATGGACGTGCCGACGGGCCCGTCGCTGGTCGATCTGCCGGATGCGAACGGCGGTACGGTGCCGGCGCTGGTGCAGACGACCAAGCGCGGCGAGTTCTTCGTCCTCGATCGACGTACCGGCAAGCCTTTGACCGAGGTCACCGAGAAGCCGGTGCCGCAGAACGCCGTCCCCGGTGAGCGCACCTCGCCCACCCAGCCGTTCTCCGTCGGCATGCCGTCGCTGGCGCCGAAGGATCTGACCGAAGCGTCGATGTGGGGCGCCACGCCGTTCGACCAGTTGATGTGTCGCATCGAATTCCGCCGCGCTGCATACGAAGGACAGTTCACCCCGCCGCAGTTGAAGGACACGATCGTGTATCCCGCCTTCGACGGCGTGATCGACTGGCACGGCGCATCCATCGATCCGTACAACAAGCTGTTGATCGCCAACGCGAACTACATCCCCTTCATCATCAGCCTCGCGCCCCGCGGTCCCGCGGAGGCCAAGGGGCTGGTGAAGCCGTGGGATGGCTCGGGCAACGAACCCAAGGTGGGCGGTGGGCTGGCGCCGCAGTACGGCACGCCGTACGTCGGCAAGGTGCACCCGTGGTTGAACCCGCTCGACGTGCCGTGCAATCCGCCGCCGTGGGGCACGATGGCCGCCATCGACCTCGTGACGCACAAGCTGGTGTGGGAGCGCCCGATCGGTACCACGCGTGACACGGGTCCGTTCGGCACACATGTCAACGCGCCGCTGCCGACAGGCATCTTCAACATCGGCGGCAACATGACGACCCGCGGCGGTCTCGTCTTCATCGGCGCCACCGCGGACAACTACCTGCGCGCCATCGACGAGCGCACGGGCAAGGAGCTATGGAAGGCACGCCTGCCGGCCGGTGGGCAGGCCAACCCGATGTCGTACACGGTCAACGGCAAGCAATACGTCGTGATCGCCGCAGGTGGCCACAGTGGGCTGGGCACGAAATCGGGCGACTATGTGATGGCTTACGCGCTGCCTTGA